AGTATACAGAGGCGATCCATTTGCGGTATAAAAATGCCACCCGTCATGAAAAAACCATCATCCTGGATGAATTCTGTGCCACCTGCCGATGTCACCGCAAACATGCTATCAGAGTTCTCAAGGGGTTCAAACGCTTTACAAAACCCAAGGCAAAGAAAAGAGGGAAGCCACCCGTTTATCAGAATGAGGCCATCCGTAAACCCCTCAAAGAAATCTGGCTTAAAGCGAACCTCCCCTGCTCAAAACGCCTCAAAGTCATATTGCCGATCTGGCCTCCCGGATATGTTCAACTCTTCGGAGAACTCTCCCCGGATGTAACCAATGCCTTGCTGAAAATCTCCCCGCCAACAATAGACAGGCTTCTAAAACCTATCCGAATCCATTACACAAAACGGGGTCGGAGT
This window of the Thermodesulfobacteriota bacterium genome carries:
- a CDS encoding integrase, which codes for MSPRSKREYTEAIHLRYKNATRHEKTIILDEFCATCRCHRKHAIRVLKGFKRFTKPKAKKRGKPPVYQNEAIRKPLKEIWLKANLPCSKRLKVILPIWPPGYVQLFGELSPDVTNALLKISPPTIDRLLKPIRIHYTKRGRS